Proteins encoded in a region of the Vicia villosa cultivar HV-30 ecotype Madison, WI linkage group LG5, Vvil1.0, whole genome shotgun sequence genome:
- the LOC131604090 gene encoding uncharacterized protein LOC131604090, with amino-acid sequence MNLSNSPWLHNLIYTASEVGKSKCPTPYEISNVYLEAKYKEMLEWINGMKKIWQERGATIMCDGWTDNINHTHIMNLLVYCHKGTVFWKSVDASDVDSRNTDYYFQFLDKVVEEVGEDCVVQVVTDNEAALKAAGQKLMEKRPHLYWSSCVAHCLDLFLEDIEKKKNIHNLLSEAKMVSTFIYNHTYIVSLMKKYTGGRDIVCPGVTRFATQFLQLQAIVRQKQGLENMFSSEEFRKTKYGKEKKGPGYEARKIVMSRDFWIKTNDILKVFEPIVKVLRLVDGDEKTTTGFIYEAIDRAKQVIQQNSCYYSKYNDIIDKHWKFMHSDLHFAGYFLNPRFQYGIEHGIVVYKEIFNGTKNVITKLERNIDNQIKALNQLTLFREKSETFGTPIAQKSWSKMDAAQWWEYHGSCAPELQRLAMKVVSQTTFATNCERNWSIFSYIHTKTRNRLKYKKLHKLVFTHYNMKLRMRDKLRKSQEEIEANFDPINLDYIFQEDPLSHWIEERENPLLDGVQNAEWLPIVDTDDENVDDNSESNESGGGISPPSGNKGDGGGNEVANEGYKRYRNLNDMVRADNSLLETRGNVSQSGRKGKRKQNVPLEDSSSSSIANSFSDFGIGDSSQDNQ; translated from the exons ATGAATTTATCTAACTCTCCTTGGTTGCATAATTTGATTTATACTGCTTCGGAGGTGGGAAAATCCAAATGCCCAACTCCTTATGAAATCTCAAATGTTTATTTGGAAGCTAAATATAAGGAAATGTTGGAGTGGATAAATGGTATGAAAAAAATTTGGCAAGAAAGAGGAGCAACAATAATGTGTGATGGTTGGACAGACAATATCAACCATACTCATATTATGAATCTCTTGGTATATTGTCATAAGGGTACTGTTTTTTGGAAATCTGTCGATGCTTCTGATGTTGATAGTAGAAACACTGACTACTACTTTCAATTTTTGGACAAAGTTGTGGAAGAAGTGGGTGAAGACTGTGTAGTTCAAGTGGTAACAGACAATGAAGCCGCATTAAAAGCAGCTGGTCAAAAGCTAATGGAGAAGAGGCCACATTTATATTGGTCTTCTTGTGTAGCTCATTGTTTAGATCTTTTCTTAGAGGAtatagaaaaaaagaaaaacatacaCAATTTATTAAGTGAAGCAAAAATGGTGTCAACATTCATCTATAACCACACGTATATTGTGAGTCTCATGAAAAAATATACTGGTGGTAGAGATATTGTTTGTCCTGGTGTTACCCGATTTGCAACACAATTTCTACAACTTCAAGCAATTGTAAGACAAAAGCAAGGTCTTGAAAACATGTTCAGTTCTGAAGAATTTAGAAAAACAAAGTATGGTAAAGAAAAGAAAGGACCGGGATATGAAGCAAGAAAAATCGTTATGAGTAGGGACTTTTGGATTAAGACTAATGACATATTGAAAGTATTTGAGCCAATTGTAAAAGTTTTGAGACTAGTTGATGGTGATGAGAAAACAACAACGGGATTCATATATGAAGCCATTGATCGAGCAAAACAAGTCATTCAACAAAATTCTTGTTATTATTCCAAATATAATGATATCATTGACAAGCATTGGAAATTCATGCACTCTGACCTTCATTTTGCTG GTTATTTTCTTAATCCACGATTTCAATATGGAATCGAACATGGAATAGTTGTGTATAAAGAAATATTTAATGGAACAAAAAATGTAATCACGAAGCTAGAAAGAAACATAGATAATCAAATCAAAGCTTTAAACCAA CTAACACTTTTTAGAGAAAAGAGTGAGACATTTGGTACGCCTATAGCTCAAAAATCTTGGTCTAAGATGGATGCAG CTCAATGGTGGGAATACCATGGTTCATGCGCTCCTGAACTTCAACGTTTGGCTATGAAAGTTGTCAGTCAAACAACCTTTGCGACAAACTGTGAGAGGAATTGGAGTATATTTAGCTATATCCACACAAAGACAAGAAATAGATTGAAGTACAAAAAATTGCATAAGCTTGTCTTCACACATTACAACATGAAATTGAGAATGAGAGATAAATTAAGAAAGAGTCAAGAAGAAATAGAAGCAAATTTTGATCCGATAAATCTTGATTATATATTTCAAGAAGATCCATTATCTCATTGGATAGAAGAGAGGGAAAATCCATTATTGGATGGAGTTCAAAATGCAGAATGGTTGCCGATAGTTGATACAGAtgatgaaaatgttgatgataataGTGAATCTAATGAAAGTGGTGGTGGTATAAGTCCACCAAGCGGTAATAAGGGTGATGGAGGTGGTAATGAAGTGGCTAATGAAG GTTATAAGCGTTATAGGAACTTGAATGATATGGTTCGAGCTGATAACTCACTACTTGAGACAAGAGGAAATGTGTCACAATCTGGAAGAAAggggaaaagaaaacaaaatgttCCACTTGAAGATTCTTCCTCTTCTAGTATTGCTAATAGTTTTAGTGATTTTGGGATCGGCGATTCTTCACAAGATAATCAATAA